A window of the Cucurbita pepo subsp. pepo cultivar mu-cu-16 chromosome LG01, ASM280686v2, whole genome shotgun sequence genome harbors these coding sequences:
- the LOC111778514 gene encoding ARGOS-like protein, whose protein sequence is MSLGLPDTDTPGVPNPDDFMSMQHHHHNHHNHHNLNPHPHHYYFLHAADSKPAFPSSSNATPSDAAPQEQRMLEYTRSLSQGTARRLVPAATYLAVLVCLAASLLILPLILPPLPAPPLMLLLLLPIGILGMLMVLAFMPSNDAKDISSSHTYM, encoded by the coding sequence ATGAGTCTTGGACTTCCGGACACCGACACCCCAGGGGTTCCCAATCCCGACGACTTCATGAGCATGCAGCATCACCACCACAACCACCACAACCACCACAATCTCAACCCCCACCCACACCATTATTACTTTCTCCACGCCGCGGATTCCAAACCCGCCTTCCCTTCTTCCTCCAATGCCACTCCCTCTGACGCAGCCCCCCAGGAGCAGCGCATGCTGGAGTACACGCGGTCACTATCTCAGGGGACGGCGAGGCGACTGGTGCCCGCGGCCACGTATTTGGCGGTGCTGGTGTGCCTGGCGGCGTCGTTGTTGATCCTTCCGTTGATTCTACCGCCGTTGCCGGCGCCGCCGTTGATGCTGCTGTTGCTTCTTCCCATTGGTATTTTGGGAATGCTGATGGTGTTGGCGTTTATGCCTTCGAATGACGCCAAGGATATTAGTTCCTCTCATACGTATATGTAA
- the LOC111797308 gene encoding probable uridine nucleosidase 2, producing the protein MADSRKKTIIDTDPGIDDAMAIFLALQSPELDVLGLTTIFGNVYTTLSTRNALHLLEIAGRTDIPVAEGSHVTITKGTKLRVADFVHGADGLGNQNFPPPNGKPIDQSAAAFLVEQANLYPGEVTVVALGPLTNIALALQLDPGFPKKIGKIIILGGAFFVNGNVNPAAEANIFGDPEAADMVFTSGADVLVVGLNVTHQVIMTEADRDKLGRSDGKFAKYLCKILDIYFSYHRYAYETKGVYLHDPATVLAAVDPSLFTYTEGVVRVQTTGISRGLTILYNNKKRFGEVSEWCDKPTVKVAVTVDAPAVVKLVMDRLIDS; encoded by the exons ATGGCCGATTCCCGCAAGAAGACTATCATCGACACTGACCCTGGCAtcg ATGATGCTATGGCCATTTTTCTGGCTTTACAATCCCCAGAGTTGGATGTGCTTGGACTAACCACTATTTTTGGGAATGTTTATACTACTCTTTCCACAAGAAATGCCTTGCATCTG TTGGAGATTGCTGGTAGGACTGACATCCCAGTGGCTGAAGGATCGCATGTCACAATAACT AAAGGTACAAAACTTCGTGTTGCTGATTTTGTCCATGGGGCCGATGGACTTGGCAACCAAAATTTTCCACCTCCAAATGGGAAGCCGATAGACCAGTCGGCAGCTGCTTTTCTTGTTGAACAGGCAAATCTTTACCCTGGAGAAGTAACAGTTGTGGCTCTAggaccactaacaaatattgcaCTG GCTTTGCAATTGGATCCCGGATTTCCAAAGAAAATTGGGAAGATTATTATTCTTGGTGGTGCATTTTTCGTGAATGGAAATGTAAATCCTGCAGCAGAAGCCAAT ATATTTGGGGATCCTGAAGCTGCAGATATGGTATTCACAAGTGGAGCAGACGTGTTAGTTGTGGGGCTAAATGTCACACATCAAGTTATCATGACAG AGGCGGATCGTGACAAATTGGGAAGATCAGATGGGAAATTTGCCAAGTATCTCTGcaaaattttagatatttatttctCCTACCACAGGTATGCATATGAAACTAAAG GGGTTTACCTCCATGATCCAGCAACTGTGCTAGCGGCTGTCGATCCCTCACTTTTCACGTACACGGAGGGCGTAGTTCGAGTCCAGACAACGGGCATCTCAAGAGGACTCACAATTTTGTACAACAATAAGAAAAG GTTTGGTGAAGTGAGTGAATGGTGTGATAAACCCACCGTGAAGGTGGCGGTCACAGTGGATGCCCCGGCCGTTGTGAAATTGGTGATGGACCGACTTATCGACTCGTAG
- the LOC111797287 gene encoding uncharacterized protein LOC111797287 isoform X1, producing the protein MEDRQGKRSSKAAIIKGLNATVRPIKIQMDNHLVIGGTGHYHQETNSKIPTILDRYAEKHERSTPIVSYFRSRSPVVGKLPSVGDTFSTPVADVINANYRSSIINHFASSTSGSSSFGSRRGGSSLSPLSAIENLETTPVRSPQIYGTPLKVHEEVIVMDEILISSVHGGAKTLKSALDSGSGGGSSLSKNQYRTDICRSWEDSGSCRFGHKCQFAHGKEELRPVHLPLKTKPKFGEPYLTHGLKSRNNHSLTGIAATTQSNSLDITFKTELSRRGHSINSIHNLNTDWSPEDDDIEVVVPETKSTRGDVDQHIHEVLYGSTTERTKKRLLVFVQLCSSQQEE; encoded by the exons ATGGAAGATCGCCAGGGCAAGAGGAGCTCCAAAGCGGCAATTATCAAAGGCCTAAACGCTACGGTTCGGCCGATCAAAATTCAGATGGACAATCACCTCGTAATCGGCGG GACCGGACACTATCACCAAGAAACAAACTCCAAAATTCCAACAATTCTTGATCGTTACGCCGAGAAGCATGAACGTTCAACACCGATCGTAAGTTACTTCCGCTCTCGATCTCCTGTGGTAGGAAAGTTACCATCCGTCGGCGACACATTTTCTACTCCGGTTGCGGACGTCATCAATGCCAACTACCGGTCCTCTATTATCAACCACTTCGCTAGCAGCACTTCCGGAAGCAGTAGCTTCGGTTCTCGGAGAGGAGGATCGTCTTTGTCGCCACTTTCGGCTATAGAGAATTTGGAAACGACACCTGTAAGGTCTCCACAAATTTATGGGACTCCATTGAAGGTCCATGAGGAAGTGATAGTAATGGATGAAATTTTGATCAGTTCGGTCCATGGAGGAGCGAAGACATTGAAGTCTGCCTTAGATTCCGGAAGCGGCGGTGGTTCATCGTTAAGCAAAAATCAATACAGAACGGACATTTGCCGCTCCTGGGAGGATTCTGGAAGCTGCCGCTTCGGCCACAAATGCCAG TTTGCACATGGAAAGGAGGAGCTTCGGCCTGTTCATTTACCTCTTAAAACCAAACCTAAG TTTGGTGAACCATATTTGACGCATGGTCTCAAGTCCCGCAACAATCATTCACTAACAGGAATAGCTGCAACAACGCAATCGAACTCCCTCGATATCACCTTCAAAACTGAACTTAGCAGAAGAGGTCATTCAATAAATTCAATACACAACCTGAACACTGATTGGTCACCCGAAGATGATGACATTGAAGTTGTTGTCCCCGAAACAAAGTCCACAAGGGGAGATGTAGACCAACACATCCATGAGGTTCTTTATGGTTCCACCACTGAGAGAACCAAAAAGAGACTTCTAGTTTTTGTTCAACTTTGCTCATCCCAACAAGAAGAATAG
- the LOC111797287 gene encoding mRNA decay activator protein ZFP36L2-like isoform X2, whose translation MEDRQGKRSSKAAIIKGLNATVRPIKIQMDNHLVIGGTGHYHQETNSKIPTILDRYAEKHERSTPIVSYFRSRSPVVGKLPSVGDTFSTPVADVINANYRSSIINHFASSTSGSSSFGSRRGGSSLSPLSAIENLETTPVRSPQIYGTPLKVHEEVIVMDEILISSVHGGAKTLKSALDSGSGGGSSLSKNQYRTDICRSWEDSGSCRFGHKCQFAHGKEELRPVHLPLKTKPKE comes from the exons ATGGAAGATCGCCAGGGCAAGAGGAGCTCCAAAGCGGCAATTATCAAAGGCCTAAACGCTACGGTTCGGCCGATCAAAATTCAGATGGACAATCACCTCGTAATCGGCGG GACCGGACACTATCACCAAGAAACAAACTCCAAAATTCCAACAATTCTTGATCGTTACGCCGAGAAGCATGAACGTTCAACACCGATCGTAAGTTACTTCCGCTCTCGATCTCCTGTGGTAGGAAAGTTACCATCCGTCGGCGACACATTTTCTACTCCGGTTGCGGACGTCATCAATGCCAACTACCGGTCCTCTATTATCAACCACTTCGCTAGCAGCACTTCCGGAAGCAGTAGCTTCGGTTCTCGGAGAGGAGGATCGTCTTTGTCGCCACTTTCGGCTATAGAGAATTTGGAAACGACACCTGTAAGGTCTCCACAAATTTATGGGACTCCATTGAAGGTCCATGAGGAAGTGATAGTAATGGATGAAATTTTGATCAGTTCGGTCCATGGAGGAGCGAAGACATTGAAGTCTGCCTTAGATTCCGGAAGCGGCGGTGGTTCATCGTTAAGCAAAAATCAATACAGAACGGACATTTGCCGCTCCTGGGAGGATTCTGGAAGCTGCCGCTTCGGCCACAAATGCCAG TTTGCACATGGAAAGGAGGAGCTTCGGCCTGTTCATTTACCTCTTAAAACCAAACCTAAG GAATAG
- the LOC111795765 gene encoding uncharacterized protein LOC111795765: MNQDGGNGGEINEARWREAQVGTITRLNQVISTLTDRMERIEIALGNLQGREVLLNEGVENEEDDNVTLLAGHSPRGGRDVGRGRGRVRRRGREILAPKRIEREYQYERENEKGVWGVKLKIPTFYGRSDPEEYLQYESKIEHVFDCNNFSEERKLKLAVAEFCDYAIIWWTYLKSEWRRNYEEPIETWEELRTLMRKRYIPKHYSRVLKQKLYTLQQGSKSVEEYYKEMETLMNRACIDEDEEDTMARFLGGLNRQLAHQVDRQAYFDMQELLHLAVKIEGQLAWEKDNSKRYGISKSITFNTWKKNANIEKIDFKVGGKYDLDKKNKAETSKGKEKAEEYKEIRKRNRDIKCWKCQGIGHLSRDCPNKRVMIIKNGQVVTDSEESDHDELVEEEIQENEEELEDGSHLGTPCSLVIDSGSCTNVVSTMLIKRLLIPTQHHPKPYKLQWLNDSGTMKEFDDVFQDEVPKGLPPIRGIEHKIDFIPGAVIPNRLAYRANPTETQEI; encoded by the exons atgaaccaagatgGAGGAAATGGAGGGGAGATCAATGAAGCTAGGTGGAGAGAAGCACAGGTCGGAACAATTACTCGTTTGAATCAAGTTATTAGTACATTGACAGACCGGATGGAGCGAATTGAAATAGCCTTAGGTAATCTTCAAGGGAGGGAAGTACTCTTGAATGaaggagttgaaaatgaagaagatgacaatgtCACCCTTTTAGCGGGACATAGTCCTAGGGGAGGGAGAGATGTCGGTCGAGGGAGAGGAAGAGTCAGAAGAAGGGGTAGAGAAATTTTAGCaccaaaaagaattgagaggGAGTACCagtatgagagagaaaatgaaaaaggagtATGGGGAGTAAAGCTAAAAATTCCAACTTTCTATGGGAGATCTGATCCAGAGGAGTATTTGCAATATGAGAGCAAAATTGAGCATGTCTTCGATTGCAACAATTtcagtgaagaaagaaagttgaagcttGCTGTGGCTGAATTTTGTGATTACGCCATTATATGGTGGACATATTTGAAATCAGAGTGGAGgagaaattatgaagaacCAATTGAAACGTGGGAGGAATTGAGgacattaatgagaaaaaggtaCATTCCTAAGCATTATTCTCGAGTACTCAAGCAAAAACTCTATACTTTACAACAGGGATCCAAAAGtgttgaagaatattacaaAGAAATGGAGACCCTTATGAATAGAGCATGTattgatgaagatgaggaagatACAATGGCTAGATTTCTTGGTGGGTTAAACCGACAACTTGCTCATCAAGTGGATAGGCAAGCGTACTTTGATATGCAAGAATTGTTACACCTTGCTGTCAAAATCGAAGGGCAACTAGCTTGGGAGAAGGATAACTCCAAGAGGTATGGTATTTCAAAGTCTATTACTTTCAACACTTGgaaaaagaatgcaaatattgaaaagatagATTTCAAAGTTGGAGGCAAGTATGATCttgacaaaaagaacaaagctgAGACCTCCAAGGGTAAAGAGAAAGCGGAGGAATATAAGGAGAttcgaaaaagaaatagagacaTCAAATGTTGGAAATGTCAAGGAATTGGTCATCTTAGTCGTGATTGTCCTAACAAGAGAGTCATGATTATCAAGAATGGACAAGTTGTCACAGATAGTGAGGAAAGTGACCATGATGAGCTAGTTGAAGAGGAAATCCAGGAGAATGAGGAGGAACTAGAAGATGGGAGTCATTTG GGGACTCCTTGTAGTCTTGTAATTGATAGTGGAAGCTGCACCAATGTCGTAAGTACAATGCTGATCAAAAGGTTGCTAATTCCAACCCAACACCATCCTAAACCTTACAAGCTTCAATGGCTCAATGACagtggaacaatgaag GAATTTGATGACGTATTCCAAGATGAAGTCCCTAAAGGACTACCTCCAATTAGAggtattgaacataaaatagacttcattCCAGGGGCGGTAATTCCTAATAGGCTAGCTTATAGAGCCAACCCAACTGAGACTCAAGAAATTTGA